The following proteins are encoded in a genomic region of Lentisphaera araneosa HTCC2155:
- a CDS encoding IS630 family transposase: protein MKLNIKLTDKEKAALHQAKLQKDIPDERVTMILLAGEGMKADQIAPIVGTNAQTVRRHLKSYILDSIEGLSRAFSAGRPSKRNEQLIPFLTKILKEDPSEYGYQKSTWDSPMIIELFHKDKNETVSHDTVSRAMKDMGYSYKKPQKSPSIKAPSKKEKTKVIGDAISFIKKKMENEELEVFCLDESHFTNEPYLIRGYFKKGRENKNSDSCETRNKKPIWCIESEKWRFLLEEL, encoded by the coding sequence ATGAAACTTAATATAAAACTAACTGACAAAGAGAAGGCTGCGTTGCACCAAGCAAAATTGCAAAAGGATATTCCTGACGAAAGAGTCACTATGATTCTGTTGGCTGGAGAAGGTATGAAAGCAGACCAAATAGCTCCAATTGTAGGAACTAATGCGCAAACTGTTCGTCGGCACCTCAAATCCTATATCTTAGACTCAATTGAGGGTCTAAGTCGTGCATTTTCAGCAGGACGCCCCAGTAAAAGAAATGAGCAACTTATCCCTTTTCTTACAAAGATACTCAAGGAAGATCCTAGTGAATATGGCTATCAAAAATCTACTTGGGATAGTCCTATGATTATAGAACTCTTTCATAAAGACAAAAACGAAACGGTGAGTCATGATACAGTTTCCCGAGCTATGAAAGATATGGGCTACTCGTACAAAAAGCCACAAAAATCTCCGAGCATAAAAGCGCCATCAAAAAAAGAAAAAACAAAGGTTATTGGGGATGCTATCTCCTTTATAAAGAAAAAGATGGAAAACGAAGAACTTGAAGTTTTCTGCTTAGATGAAAGCCATTTCACCAACGAACCTTATCTGATTCGTGGGTATTTTAAAAAAGGGAGAGAAAATAAAAATTCCGACTCCTGCGAAACGCGAAACAAAAAGCCTATTTGGTGCATTGAATCTGAAAAATGGAGATTTCTTTTGGAAGAGCTCTGA
- a CDS encoding IS630 family transposase, producing the protein MGILKKGEKIKIPTPAKRETKSLFGALNLKNGDFFWKSSDRGNSKTFIQFLHQLRAHSKKPMIVIVDNATIHKSKKVKAFLGKYPDVILIFLPPYSPEYNPVEIIWRILKCHVVGARQICGGIKEVLSRIRKKTRQWSFGFENLNVGAGIWK; encoded by the coding sequence GTGGGTATTTTAAAAAAGGGAGAGAAAATAAAAATTCCGACTCCTGCGAAACGCGAAACAAAAAGCCTATTTGGTGCATTGAATCTGAAAAATGGAGATTTCTTTTGGAAGAGCTCTGATCGTGGAAATTCAAAAACATTCATTCAGTTTTTACATCAATTACGTGCTCATTCGAAAAAGCCCATGATCGTCATTGTTGACAATGCAACTATTCATAAATCAAAAAAAGTAAAGGCTTTTTTGGGAAAATACCCTGATGTTATATTAATTTTTCTTCCTCCATATTCTCCTGAGTATAACCCAGTCGAAATCATCTGGAGAATATTAAAATGCCATGTCGTTGGAGCACGTCAAATATGCGGTGGTATAAAAGAAGTCTTAAGCAGAATCCGCAAGAAAACACGACAGTGGAGTTTTGGTTTTGAGAACTTAAATGTTGGTGCAGGCATATGGAAATGA
- a CDS encoding HNH endonuclease codes for MKIQTFERIIMCKGKNICSELGDDPKSWDEKSTLLPPFWIRKEIETFISAVESAFRGDLSHSKEILKTIKSDDLRDWFVDHGQNTGKFRNAYFQNKKENIIPKEELEEKEKRISSKYEKEVLERDYYTCQYCGGKLIPNEVLKAFSKLIGVEDFSYTGNTNADRHGIHFYVKPTIDHVIPWNMGGLGNPKNFVASCWGCNFGKAGWSLKQLGLDDPMKNHFKNDDWKGLKELLYLPEEELINTEIKFCSKPKENHESKNSQVKKSSSNQLKTKNISFNESIVEWIFEDESREEICTRKFNKGKGGETVSKQLGIGIYYNSKRWSDNKDLEKYLRKLFTNTQNPFEAFSAFAKQEVNNPNSKVVYDFTFKG; via the coding sequence ATGAAAATTCAAACCTTTGAGAGGATTATTATGTGTAAAGGAAAAAATATTTGTAGTGAGTTGGGCGATGACCCGAAATCATGGGATGAAAAAAGTACATTACTCCCGCCGTTTTGGATTAGGAAAGAAATAGAAACTTTTATATCAGCAGTAGAATCCGCATTTCGAGGTGATTTATCACATTCAAAAGAAATTTTAAAAACTATTAAGTCCGATGACTTACGGGATTGGTTTGTCGACCATGGTCAAAACACGGGGAAATTCAGGAATGCTTATTTTCAAAATAAGAAAGAAAATATAATTCCCAAAGAAGAGTTAGAAGAAAAAGAGAAACGCATTTCATCAAAGTACGAGAAAGAAGTGCTAGAGCGTGATTACTATACCTGCCAATACTGTGGCGGGAAATTAATTCCAAACGAGGTGTTAAAAGCCTTTAGTAAGTTAATTGGAGTGGAGGATTTTTCATATACAGGTAATACTAATGCAGATAGGCATGGCATTCATTTCTATGTTAAACCCACTATAGATCATGTGATTCCTTGGAATATGGGAGGATTAGGTAATCCCAAGAATTTTGTGGCATCATGCTGGGGATGTAATTTTGGGAAAGCAGGTTGGAGTTTAAAACAGTTAGGACTTGATGACCCAATGAAGAATCATTTCAAAAATGATGACTGGAAAGGGTTAAAAGAGCTGTTGTACTTACCAGAGGAGGAGCTGATTAACACAGAAATTAAATTTTGCTCTAAACCAAAAGAAAATCACGAGAGTAAAAATAGCCAAGTGAAAAAGTCTTCATCTAATCAATTGAAGACAAAAAATATTTCATTTAATGAAAGTATAGTTGAATGGATATTTGAGGATGAATCTAGAGAAGAAATCTGTACTCGCAAATTTAATAAAGGTAAAGGCGGAGAAACAGTATCTAAACAATTAGGAATAGGCATTTACTATAATTCCAAAAGGTGGTCGGATAACAAAGACTTAGAAAAGTATTTACGCAAACTTTTTACTAATACACAAAATCCATTTGAAGCTTTCAGCGCATTTGCTAAACAAGAAGTAAATAATCCTAATAGCAAAGTGGTATACGATTTCACTTTTAA